In Candidatus Methylomirabilota bacterium, one genomic interval encodes:
- a CDS encoding rod shape-determining protein, producing the protein DGDGRVMAIKGRDLMHGVPNELVIAERQIAESIAEPVGAIIEAVKVALEHTAPELAADIVDKGIVLTGGGALLRGLDLLLRQETDLPITVGDDPLSCVALGTGKVLDELDLLKKVAIPA; encoded by the coding sequence GACGGCGACGGCCGCGTCATGGCGATCAAGGGCCGCGACCTGATGCACGGCGTCCCGAATGAGCTGGTCATCGCCGAACGGCAGATCGCCGAGAGCATCGCCGAGCCGGTCGGCGCCATCATCGAGGCCGTCAAGGTGGCGCTCGAGCATACGGCGCCCGAACTGGCGGCGGACATCGTCGACAAGGGCATCGTGCTCACCGGCGGCGGCGCGCTGCTCCGCGGCCTGGATCTCCTGCTCCGCCAGGAGACGGACCTGCCGATCACCGTGGGCGACGATCCGCTGTCCTGCGTGGCCCTCGGTACCGGCAAGGTGCTCGATGAGCTCGATCTTCTGAAGAAGGTGGCGATCCCGGCCTAG